In Bacillus cytotoxicus NVH 391-98, the following are encoded in one genomic region:
- a CDS encoding amino acid ABC transporter ATP-binding protein encodes MIKIENLHKSFGEHKVLKGITTTIEKGEVVAIVGPSGSGKSTFLRCMNVLETPTSGSIWIGDKEVTNLKTNMMNVREKVGMVFQHFHLFPHMTVLENIIYAPVNVKGIAKGTAEQKAMELLEKVGLLNKKGAYPNRLSGGQKQRVAIARALAMEPEVMLFDEPTSALDPEMVKEVLEVMKSLVTTGMTMVIVTHEMGFAKEVADRVLFLDGGKLVEDTTPQQFFTEPKSDRAKVFLQKIL; translated from the coding sequence GTGATTAAGATTGAAAATCTTCATAAATCATTTGGAGAACATAAAGTATTAAAAGGAATTACGACAACAATTGAAAAGGGAGAAGTTGTTGCAATTGTTGGACCATCTGGATCGGGGAAATCAACTTTTTTACGTTGTATGAATGTATTGGAAACACCGACAAGCGGAAGTATTTGGATCGGAGATAAAGAAGTAACAAATCTGAAAACGAATATGATGAATGTACGTGAAAAAGTCGGAATGGTATTTCAACATTTTCATTTATTCCCACATATGACCGTGCTAGAAAATATTATATATGCTCCCGTGAATGTAAAAGGGATAGCTAAAGGAACTGCGGAACAAAAAGCAATGGAATTATTGGAAAAAGTAGGATTGCTAAATAAGAAGGGGGCATATCCAAATCGCCTATCTGGAGGTCAAAAGCAACGCGTGGCCATCGCTAGAGCATTAGCTATGGAACCGGAAGTGATGTTATTTGATGAACCAACTTCTGCACTGGATCCTGAGATGGTAAAAGAAGTATTGGAAGTAATGAAATCATTAGTGACTACAGGGATGACAATGGTAATTGTGACACATGAAATGGGGTTTGCGAAAGAAGTAGCGGATCGTGTCCTTTTCTTAGATGGTGGGAAACTTGTTGAAGATACAACTCCGCAGCAATTTTTTACAGAGCCAAAGAGCGATCGTGCGAAAGTTTTTTTACAAAAAATATTGTAA
- a CDS encoding amino acid ABC transporter permease, whose product MNLDFSAITPSIPYILKGLEVTLKIVAVSALIGFILGTLLALCKIARIRVLNVAADLYTSIFRGTPLVLQLMIIYFGVPQMIGYDIPAFLAAVIAFSLNSGAYMSEVIRAGIQAIDKGQTEAAIALGVPYGKMMRHIILPQALKNILPALVNEFATLTKESAVVTVIGATDLMRRAYIVGGETFKYLEPLLFVGLVYYILVIVLTVVGKAIEGRMKKSD is encoded by the coding sequence ATGAATCTAGATTTTTCGGCAATAACGCCATCGATACCATATATATTAAAAGGACTAGAAGTTACATTAAAAATTGTAGCTGTTTCAGCTTTAATTGGTTTTATATTAGGGACACTATTAGCTCTTTGTAAGATTGCTAGAATTCGAGTTTTAAATGTTGCAGCGGATCTATATACATCCATATTTCGTGGAACACCACTTGTTTTGCAATTAATGATTATATATTTTGGTGTACCACAAATGATTGGATATGATATTCCAGCTTTTTTAGCCGCAGTCATTGCATTTAGCTTAAATTCAGGTGCATATATGTCTGAGGTCATTCGCGCCGGGATTCAAGCGATTGATAAAGGGCAGACCGAAGCAGCGATAGCGCTAGGTGTACCGTATGGGAAAATGATGAGACATATTATATTACCACAAGCATTAAAAAATATATTACCTGCGCTTGTGAATGAATTTGCAACACTGACGAAGGAATCGGCTGTAGTAACAGTAATTGGTGCAACAGATTTAATGCGTCGCGCTTACATTGTGGGTGGTGAAACATTTAAGTATCTTGAACCATTACTTTTTGTTGGGCTTGTTTATTATATTTTAGTGATTGTACTTACAGTAGTTGGGAAAGCAATTGAAGGGAGAATGAAGAAAAGTGATTAA
- a CDS encoding transporter substrate-binding domain-containing protein produces MKKVLSISIALILILSMFSACSKGEEKEVGADKNKKVLIMGTSADYKPYEYVEASKSDEIIGFDVDIAKYIGKELGYEVKVKDMDFGGLLASLSSGKVDFVMAGMTPTAERKENADFTDIYFVAKNMIVSKKDSNIKSLQDLKGKKVGVQTGSIQEEKANEFKKQVDLKAEGRDRVPEIVQEIKAGRFDAAILEDTIAKHYLEKVKGLQGIEIQEAPEEVGAAIALPKNSDKTAEFNKVIQKMKENGEMNKLVKKWFGSEK; encoded by the coding sequence ATGAAGAAGGTATTATCGATTTCAATTGCACTTATTTTAATTTTAAGTATGTTTAGTGCATGTAGTAAAGGAGAGGAAAAAGAAGTAGGTGCTGACAAAAATAAAAAGGTGCTTATTATGGGGACTTCAGCAGATTATAAACCGTATGAATATGTGGAAGCATCAAAAAGTGATGAGATTATTGGATTTGATGTCGATATTGCAAAATATATTGGAAAAGAACTTGGATATGAAGTGAAAGTGAAAGATATGGATTTTGGAGGATTGTTAGCATCGCTCAGTTCAGGAAAAGTAGATTTTGTTATGGCCGGTATGACACCAACAGCAGAACGTAAAGAAAATGCAGATTTCACAGATATTTATTTCGTTGCTAAAAATATGATTGTTTCCAAGAAAGATTCTAATATTAAGTCATTGCAAGATTTGAAAGGGAAAAAGGTAGGAGTACAAACTGGTTCTATTCAAGAAGAAAAAGCAAATGAGTTCAAAAAACAAGTGGATCTTAAAGCGGAAGGACGCGACCGTGTACCAGAAATTGTACAAGAAATTAAAGCAGGACGTTTTGATGCTGCTATTTTAGAAGATACGATTGCTAAACATTATTTAGAAAAGGTAAAAGGTTTACAAGGGATTGAAATTCAGGAAGCACCAGAAGAAGTAGGGGCAGCGATTGCTCTTCCAAAAAATAGCGATAAAACAGCAGAGTTTAATAAAGTGATTCAGAAGATGAAAGAAAATGGTGAAATGAATAAATTAGTGAAAAAATGGTTTGGCAGCGAAAAATAA